The following DNA comes from Pseudomonadota bacterium.
CAAGACTCGGGCGGGGATGCCTTGCATGGGGTGCACGGAACCGGAGTTCCCGTTCTTCGACCTAGCGCCAGGCACCGTGTTCAAGACGCAGACGGTGATGGGCGTGCCCAAGGATCTTCCCGAGGGGGTGGATAAGAAGGGCTACATCAAGCTCACCGGCGCGGCGAAGACCGCGGCACCGCAGTGGGCAGAAGAAGACATGTTCGTGGTCTAAGGACGAGAGGGATTTCACTATGACTGGTGCTGTTCAAACACTGGATATCTCGCCGGTAGGCCGCGTGGAGGGGGATCTGGACGTTCGCGTCGACATTCAAGACGGTGTCGTGACCAACGCCTGGACCTCGGCGGAACTGTTCCGCGGCTTCGAGATCATTCTGCGCGATAAGGACCCGCAGGCGGGCTTGGTCGTCACGCCACGCGCTTGTGGCATCTGCGGTGCGTCACATCTGACCTGCGCTGCCTGGGCGCTGGACACGGCGTGGCAAACGCAGGTGCCGCGCAACGCGATCATCGCCCGCAACCTGGGGCAGCTGGCGGAGAGTCTGCAGAGCTTGCCGCGCCACCACTACGGGTTGTTCATGATCGACATGTGCAACAAGAACTATCGCAACTCCCCGTTCTACGAGGAGGCGGTGAAGCGCTGGGCGCCGTTCACCGGCACGCACTACGAGCACGGCGTGACCATCTCCGGTCGCCCGGTGGAGATCTACGCCCTGTTCGGCGGTCAATGGCCCCATTCGAGCTACATGGTGCCGGGCGGCGTCATGTGCTCGCCGACCCTGTCGGACATCACCCGATCCTGGTCGATCCTGGAGCACTTCCGCACCAACTGGATCGAGCCCATGTGGCTTGGTTGCTCCTTGGAGCGCTACGAGGAGATCGAGACCTACGACGACTTCATGGCGTGGCTCAACGAGATGCCCGAGCACGCAAACTCGGATCTTGGGTTGATGTGGCGCATGGGGATGGACGTCGGCCTCGATAAGTACGGCGCCGGCCTTGAGAAGTTTGTCTCCTGGGGCTATCTGCCGGATGAGGATCGCTACCAACGCCCGACGATCGACAGCCGCAACGGTGCAATGATGATGCCGAGCGGTGTGTACGACGGGAGCACGGACACGCACAAACTCATGGAACAGGGGTTCACCCGAGAGGACACGAGCCATGCGTGGTACGACGAACCCGGCGGCCCTGTGCATCCCTTCGATCGAACGACGCAACCGGTGGCGAAAAACGATGGTGATTTCGACGGCAAGTATTCTTGGTCCACGGCGGTGCTACACGCCGACAACGGTCACTTGGAGGCAGGTCCTCTAGCCCGTGAGATGGTTTACGGAGGCAACCATATGGAGGGCTGGCAGCACCGAGATGGATTGGTGCTCGATATGCATCGCAAGATGGGTGGCTCGAACGTGCTGCTGCGGCATTTTGCCCGTATGCATGAGTTCAAGTACATCTACCGTCACATCGAACGCTGCCTGCGCAACTTCCGCCTTGACGAGCCGTTCTACGTGAAGCCTAAGGAGCAGGATGGGCGCGGCTGGGGAGCGACGGAAGCGATTCGCGGAGCGTTGTGTCATTGGATCGATGTCAAGCAAGGTAAGATCCAGAATTACCAGATCATCTCGCCGACCACTTGGAACGTCGGTCCGCGCGCGGACACGCAGGAGCGCGGACCCATCGAGGAGGCCCTCGTGGGTACGCCCATCGCGGATCCTGCGGATCCCGTCGAGGTTGGCCACGTGGCACGTTCCTACGACTCTTGCTTGGTCTGCACCGTGCACGCGCACGACGCCAAGACGGGCAAGGAACTGGCTCGCTTCAAAACCGCTTGATGAGTGCCGCAGGGGAAGGGGGTAGCGTTTGCCCAGCGCTACCCCCCTTCCCTTGCGGTCGTACAGATCAACCGACGCGCTGGGGAGCCGGTTTTGAGCAAGGAAGACGACGACGCGCTGCGCGATGAGATAGCAGCGATGATGGAGGACGGTCTAGAGACGCAGACCGAGCCCTTCCCTGAGGATCACGTGCAGTTCGAGGCTGTGCTCAAGGAGCTGCGGGACCTTCCGAAGGACGATCTGGAGGGGAAGCTCGTGGTGTCTGGCTTCGTGGATCATCCCTACGGGGAGGACGATCAGCGCTGCCTCGAATGCATGTACTACCTGGTCCATCGCAAGTGGTGCGACCTGCCTGAGCTTGCCGTACCCGTGGAGCCGGAGTGGTGGTGTCGTCTCTGGCGGATCTAACGAAGTGAGTGCCCTATGACTGGCGACGGATCAGGTCAGAAGGACGCGCGGCTGCGCATACAACTCAAGCGGCAGCTCAAGGGGGGGCTGGACACAGAGGTGGAGCCGCGTGCCTACTCCCACGAGCAGGTGATGGAAGTCGTCGCCCGCCTCGCCCGCCTGCCGGTCGAGGATCACCAAGCTAAGCTGGTGGTCGCAGGCTTTACCGTAGAGCCATACGGGGAAGGCGAAGATGAGCAGGCTTGCGATACCTGCATGTACTATCAGGTGCATCGCGGATTTTGCGAGCTGCCGGAACTGATGCTGCCGGTGGGACCTAAGTGGTCCTGTCGCCTCTGGCGTATCTAGCGGTACGGGGGGCTCAGATGCTGACGGTCATCGGTTGCGGCAACACCAATCGTTGCGACGATGCGGCTGGCGTGCTGGTCGCACAACACCTGCAGAGGCGACTCGCGGCAAATCCCATTCCGGCGGTGCGGGTGTTCGACGCGGGCACCTCCGGCATCGACACTATGTTTCAGGCGCGGGGCAGCACGGCCCTGATTGTGGTCGATGCAAACCTCAGTGATTCGCCGCCAGGCACCGTCTTTCAAGTGCCCGGGGAAGAGCTGGAGAATGTCCACCAAGGCAGTTTCAGTTTGCACGACTTTCGCTGGGACCACGCCTTGTATGCGGGGCGCAAGATCTTCCGCAAGGACTTCCCTGAGGATGTGAAGGTGTTCCTCATCGAGGCGCAATGCGTCGATCTCGGGCTCGAGGTGTC
Coding sequences within:
- a CDS encoding nickel-dependent hydrogenase large subunit: MTGAVQTLDISPVGRVEGDLDVRVDIQDGVVTNAWTSAELFRGFEIILRDKDPQAGLVVTPRACGICGASHLTCAAWALDTAWQTQVPRNAIIARNLGQLAESLQSLPRHHYGLFMIDMCNKNYRNSPFYEEAVKRWAPFTGTHYEHGVTISGRPVEIYALFGGQWPHSSYMVPGGVMCSPTLSDITRSWSILEHFRTNWIEPMWLGCSLERYEEIETYDDFMAWLNEMPEHANSDLGLMWRMGMDVGLDKYGAGLEKFVSWGYLPDEDRYQRPTIDSRNGAMMMPSGVYDGSTDTHKLMEQGFTREDTSHAWYDEPGGPVHPFDRTTQPVAKNDGDFDGKYSWSTAVLHADNGHLEAGPLAREMVYGGNHMEGWQHRDGLVLDMHRKMGGSNVLLRHFARMHEFKYIYRHIERCLRNFRLDEPFYVKPKEQDGRGWGATEAIRGALCHWIDVKQGKIQNYQIISPTTWNVGPRADTQERGPIEEALVGTPIADPADPVEVGHVARSYDSCLVCTVHAHDAKTGKELARFKTA
- a CDS encoding hydrogenase maturation protease, with product MLTVIGCGNTNRCDDAAGVLVAQHLQRRLAANPIPAVRVFDAGTSGIDTMFQARGSTALIVVDANLSDSPPGTVFQVPGEELENVHQGSFSLHDFRWDHALYAGRKIFRKDFPEDVKVFLIEAQCVDLGLEVSAAVEAAIEKVVELIWQRLKAGACAAVGADG